One genomic segment of Culturomica massiliensis includes these proteins:
- the rseP gene encoding RIP metalloprotease RseP, with product MDIFIKILQFVLSLSILVLFHEFGHFMFAKLFKTRVEKFYMFFNPWFSLFKFKKGGTEYGMGWLPLGGYVKIAGMIDESMDTEQMKKPAQPWEFRSKPAWQRLLIMLGGVIVNVVLAFVIYSMVLFTWGETYLPAENVKYGVVCDTVFYDMGMRNGDIVVAMDGKKVERFSDIVPDMLLNTPKTVQVKRDGELIDLQVPESFVAQLLAMSTQNYKTRFLEPRKLMDSTYVGDFADYSVAYDAGIRKGDKILAVNDQSFRFYDEFTNYLAAHSDSKVKTTVLRGKDTLNFAFDLGYEGKFGIYFGSTEVPELAVHEYSFLEAIPAGIDRGTETLGSYLKQLKLLFSPHVEAYKSVGGMMMLGSIFPGVWNWQIFWELTALISIMLAVVNVLPIPALDGGHVLFLLYEMVTRRKPGEKFMEYAQLAGMAVLLGLFILANVNDFVRFFG from the coding sequence ATGGATATATTTATAAAGATATTGCAGTTTGTTTTAAGCTTGTCGATTTTGGTTTTATTTCACGAATTCGGACATTTCATGTTCGCAAAGTTATTTAAGACCCGGGTCGAAAAGTTTTATATGTTTTTCAACCCCTGGTTTTCTTTGTTTAAATTTAAGAAGGGGGGGACGGAATACGGTATGGGGTGGCTTCCCTTGGGGGGATATGTCAAAATTGCGGGTATGATCGATGAGTCGATGGATACGGAACAGATGAAGAAACCGGCTCAACCCTGGGAATTCCGTTCCAAACCGGCCTGGCAGCGTTTGCTGATTATGCTGGGAGGGGTAATCGTGAATGTGGTGTTGGCATTTGTGATTTATAGTATGGTTTTATTTACCTGGGGAGAAACGTATCTGCCTGCGGAGAATGTCAAATACGGGGTCGTGTGTGATACTGTTTTTTACGATATGGGGATGCGTAACGGAGATATTGTGGTTGCGATGGATGGAAAGAAAGTGGAACGTTTTTCCGATATTGTTCCGGATATGTTGCTCAATACGCCGAAAACCGTTCAGGTAAAACGGGATGGCGAACTGATCGATCTGCAAGTGCCTGAATCTTTTGTAGCCCAGCTGTTGGCTATGTCTACGCAAAATTATAAAACCCGTTTTTTGGAGCCCCGGAAATTGATGGACAGTACTTATGTGGGTGATTTTGCAGACTATTCCGTGGCCTATGACGCCGGGATACGCAAAGGAGATAAGATATTGGCTGTGAACGACCAGAGTTTCCGGTTTTATGACGAATTCACCAACTATCTGGCGGCTCATTCCGATAGCAAGGTAAAGACAACCGTCTTACGGGGGAAAGATACCTTGAATTTTGCCTTCGATCTGGGATACGAGGGAAAATTCGGTATTTATTTCGGATCGACGGAGGTACCGGAACTGGCCGTTCATGAGTATTCTTTTTTAGAGGCTATACCTGCCGGAATCGACCGGGGAACGGAGACGCTGGGTTCTTATCTGAAGCAACTCAAGCTATTGTTTTCGCCCCATGTAGAAGCTTATAAATCGGTCGGTGGGATGATGATGCTCGGTAGTATATTTCCCGGGGTGTGGAATTGGCAGATATTTTGGGAATTGACAGCCTTAATTTCCATTATGCTGGCTGTTGTAAATGTGTTGCCTATACCGGCACTGGACGGAGGTCATGTTTTGTTTTTGTTATATGAGATGGTCACAAGGCGTAAGCCGGGAGAAAAATTTATGGAGTATGCTCAACTTGCGGGTATGGCTGTTTTGCTCGGACTTTTTATTTTGGCGAATGTGAACGATTTTGTAAGGTTTTTCGGATAA